From Argopecten irradians isolate NY chromosome 12, Ai_NY, whole genome shotgun sequence, one genomic window encodes:
- the LOC138336738 gene encoding alpha-2A adrenergic receptor-like, producing MSDDWTVSLLQVNVPYNLTYNETFNLTSNDSDTDPDGPTQLIWRSVGMGIIMYAAVLLTIVGNILVLIAVAKNKRLQTVFNIYVVNLAVTDLLVAVTAMSFYTTETVLGYWPFGEFLCGIWIFVDYGMTFASVFTLIAISVDRFWSVTWSLHYRAHHNKIKAVRLIIAVWVFTLVLWLPACIVDRINNSEPNKCVWDPSKNKEFVVVIATIGHHGAFTVMVVCYTKVFYTLVQRQKCGIGHARLSDRSPKPGSPSKVRYTRPGVESPGNVSIESHFINPDTSSDASHDAHNVKKDRSPSPSICSNELLKENGNKSYGIHLEPMRIPVSNSLMSQSDGENDSVDALAKNDDKPKKRHRSFISRHSRKREQRKEEAKYEKHERRVFTTLTYILAGYVICWLPFHIVFDVRAAKPEVVSSITYNLTFWISYLNSMINPFLYNFSSSEFRTAFKELLCKKQPASNVK from the exons ATGTCGGACGACTGGACAGTGTCCTTGCTACAAGTGAATGTGCCTTACAATTTGACTTATAACGAAACATTTAATTTGACGTCAAACGATTCGGATACGGATCCGGACGGTCCGACACAGCTGATATGGCGGAGTGTAGGGATGGGTATAATCATGTATGCCGCAGTTCTACTCACAATTGTAGGTAATATCTTAGTACTCATTGCAGTCGCAAAAAACAAACGCCTCCAAACCGTGTTCAATATCTATGTCGTCAACTTAGCCGTGACGGACTTGCTGGTCGCTGTGACGGCTATGAGTTTCTATACAACCGAAACAGTGCTGGGATATTGGCCTTTTGGCGAGTTTCTGTGCGGAATCTGGATTTTTGTAGATTATGGAATGACGTTTGCGTCTGTTTTTACACTGATAGCGATATCTGTGGACCGATTCTGGTCAGTGACGTGGAGTCTTCACTATCGAGCTCACCACAACAAAATTAAAGCAGTACGTCTCATCATTGCAGTGTG ggTGTTCACCTTGGTGCTCTGGCTACCAGCATGTATAGTTGACAGAATCAACAACTCTGAGCCAAACAAATGTGTTTGGGATCCATCCAAAAACAAAGAGTTTGTCGTTGTCATAGCAACGATAGGACACCACGGAGCCTTCACTGTCATGGTCGTCTGCTACACCAAGGTCTTTTACACGCTTGTACAGCGCCAAAAGTGTGGTATCGGCCATGCGCGTCTATCCGACAGATCACCTAAACCAGGATCTCCTTCCAAAGTACGTTATACACGGCCTGGCGTTGAGAGTCCCGGCAACGTGTCCATAGAGAGTCATTTTATAAACCCGGACACTTCAAGTGACGCTTCTCACGACGCCCACAACGTCAAAAAGGACAGATCACCATCACCGTCTATATGCAGCAACGAATTGTTAAAGGAAAATGGTAATAAGAGTTACGGGATCCACCTAGAACCGATGCGTATCCCGGTTTCAAACTCACTTATGTCGCAATCGGACGGCGAAAACGATAGTGTGGACGCTCTTGCGAAAAATGACGACAAACCGAAAAAACGACATAGAAGTTTTATTAGTCGTCACAGCAGAAAACGGGAACAGAGAAAAGAGGAAGCAAAATACGAGAAACATGAAAGGCGAGTGTTTACAACTCTGACCTATATTCTGGCAGGTTATGTGATCTGCTGGCTCCCTTTTCATATAGTGTTTGATGTCCGGGCCGCCAAACCGGAAGTGGTTTCATCTATTACTTATAACCTGACGTTTTGGATATCATATCTTAACTCTATGATCAATCCATTTCTATACAATTTTAGTAGCTCCGAATTCCGAACTGCCTTCAAAGAGTTGTTATGCAAGAAACAACCTGCGTCAAATGTGAAGTAA
- the LOC138336027 gene encoding uncharacterized protein produces the protein MAKERITKNFRFLVKSVEPMPVLDFLIERGLTDGERIRNIIKNKGKDDGNREIIDSLPRMKDGKGYQHFIDALKEEGMQFVLNRLFGTDAVTSQTSHRDNNQGEITIPKTVAAIPVENSERPESSSNSASLDKVTLDIEGCTLDTIDGVGHSRAQGHEDTVTDSSVGASSVGARVPEEHSYEHYREVPTEPEHEYDDIGNPGEVPLSSPTTLTCPENYQIQSSCPDELSALKEDPAWHAHINDRTIHKVVDGLCACPAGTYIMWYSVTKGAMLVSVSVPSISKGHVHFKMIRTTGKDGVPTYHFDQRFKSKDPVAVLKYAKDKGLIIKKAKLERYLAK, from the exons ATGGCCAAAGAAAGGATTACCAAAAACTTCAGATTCCTTGTTAAAAGTGTAGAGCCTATGCCAGTACTAGATTTTCTAATAGAAAGGGGCCTTACCGATGGGGAAAGAATAAggaatatcattaaaaataaaggGAAAGACGATGGAAATCGTGAAATAATAGACAGTTTGCCACGGATGAAGGACGGTAAAGGTTATCAGCACTTTATTGACGCTCTAAAGGAGGAAGGCATGCAGTTTGTCCTAAACAGGCTTTTTGGAACAG acgcagtgacgtcacaaacgTCTCACAGAGATAACAATCAGGGGGAAATTACAATACCGAAAACTGTGGCGGCGATTCCCGTGGAAAACTCCGAAAGACCAGAGTCTTCATCTAATAGTGCATCCTTAGATAAAGTTACATTAGATATCGAAGGTTGTACTTTAGACACTATAGACGGAGTCGGTCATTCTCGGGCACAAGGTCACGAAGACACGGTCACCGATTCAAGTGTCGGAGCTTCAAGTGTCGGGGCAAGAGTTCCAGAAGAGCACAGCTACGAACATTACCGAGAGGTGCCGACAGAGCCCGAACATGAATATGATGATATTGGGAACCCAGGTGAAGTTCCTTTGTCAAGCCCGACAACTCTTACTTGTCCAGAAAATTACCAGATACAATCATCATGCCCAGACGAGTTATCGGCCCTGAAAGAGGATCCTGCCTGGCACGCCCACATCAACGACAGAACG ATCCACAAAGTTGTTGACGGCCTGTGCGCATGTCCAGCGGGAACGTATATTATGTGGTACAGTGTTACCAAGGGCGCCATGTTGGTTTCTGTGTC AGTTCCATCGATCAGCAAGGGGCACGTTCACTTCAAGATGATACGAACAACGGGAAAAGATGGCGTGCCAACCTATCACTTCGATCAACGCTTTAAAAGCAAAGATCCTGTAGCAGTGTTAAAATATGCAAAAGACAAAGGCCTCATAATCAAGAAAGCTAAACTAGAACGATACTTAGCAAAGTAA